A stretch of DNA from Myxococcota bacterium:
GCCGCTCAAGGTTTCGCGCTTAAAGAAGTTTGAAATCTGAGGTTCAATGCTTTCAAAACTGCCTAAAATAGAAGCGATGGTCGCGGTTGGTGCAATGGCTATCAACAAGCTATTGCGGATACCGGTTTTTCGAACTTCTTCAGCCATCGCGTCCCAGTCAAAATGAGTCTCTGGGATTTCTTGGCCACAAGCCTTAGCAAGCTGAACCTGCAACTGACCTTTGGCGTAACGAGACTGATGAAACCCTTCGAAACTGCCGTGCGTTTTAGCCAACTGCATGCTGGTTTTAAGCGCTTGGTAGTAAACCTCTTCAGAGATACGCGCAGACAACTTCTTAGACTCGTCCGAAGTAAAAGGCAGGCGCAGTTTGAAAAACACATCCTGCATACCCATAATACCCAGGCCAACCGGACGCCATCTCTTGTTTGATGCCTGAGACTCAACCGTTGGATAGAAGTTAATGTCCACCACGCGATCAAGGAAAGTGGTCGCAAGCTCAACCGCTTTTCGAAGCTTTTCAAAGTTAAACTGTCCGCCTTCAATAAAGCGCGGCAAGTTAACGCTGCCCAAGTTACAGACCGCGGTTTCGGCGCCCGAAGTGACTTCCAAAATTTCGGTGCACAAGTTTGAGCTTCGCACGACATTGCCTGGAGCGCCTGTTTGAGCGGAACGAAGGTTCGCTTTATCTTTAAAGCACAACCAACCGTTACCGGTTTCAGCCAAGGTCTGGATCATACGCGCATAGAGATCACGCGCAGGGATCTTCTTAATCGCCAAGCCTTCTTGCTCGTATTGTTCATACTGAGCATCGAACTCTTCACCATAAGTGGTGAGCAGTTTAGGCGTTTTATTGGGCGAGAATAGGCTCCAGTCTTGGTTTTGCTCCACGCGACGCATGAACAAGTCCGGGATCCATAAAGCCAAGTTCAGGTTATGCGTGCGGCGCTCTTCTGAGCCGGTGTTGTTTCGAAGGTCCAAGAAAGCTTCGATGTCGCCGTGCCATGGTTCCAAATAAATGGCAGCAGCACCTTTGCGGCGGCCACCTTGGTTTACCGCATGGACCGAGCTGTCAAACACTTTCAAGAACGGGATAATGCCGTTGCTCATGCCATTGGTGGTATTGATCAGCGCGCCCGAGGATCGAACGGGGGTCCAATCAAGGCCGATACCGCCCGAGAATTTAGACAACATGGCTGAATCGGTGATCGCTTTATAGATCCCGTCCAAGCTATCTTCTTTCACCGTGAGCAAATAGCAGCTGCTCATTTGCGGGTGTCTGGTTCCGGAGTTAAACAGCGTCGGTGTGGCTGGCAAATAATAGAACTGGCTGATCAGATCATAAAAAGAGATCGCTTCTTCCACACTGTTTGCAAGACCCAAGGAAACACGCATCAACATCCATTGGGGACGTTCAATAATTTGGCGTGTTTTCGGATGTCTCAGCAAATAGCGATCGGTCAGCGTTTTAAGACCAAAGTATTCGAACAGATCATCTCGTTCGTGGTGGATAGCGTATTCAATGGCGTCGATGTTTTTCTCAACCAAGTTCATGACGCGATCAGCGATCATGCCAGCATCCATGGCTACGCGAATATAGTCACGAAACGCAGAGCCCCTACCCACTTCCTTCAGAATGCTTTCAGAAAGCATGCGCGCTGCAACTTTGGAGTAATTAGGCTCCTCCATCATCAGCATCACGGCATTGGCGATCGACAATTTGTCTAGTTCTTGGGTGGTGCTGCGATCATGAAGGCCGCTAATGGTTCTCTTAGCGATTTCGATCGCTTCCACATTGTCGATGCCTCTGCAAGCGCGGTTCACAGCCGTTAGAATTTTTTCTATTTTAACTTCTTCTCTTGAACCGTCGCGTTTAATAACGTACATAAATAAATGCTCCGATGACGCAGACTATTTCAGAAATAAATCTGTTGTCAAAT
This window harbors:
- a CDS encoding ribonucleoside-diphosphate reductase subunit alpha; this encodes MYVIKRDGSREEVKIEKILTAVNRACRGIDNVEAIEIAKRTISGLHDRSTTQELDKLSIANAVMLMMEEPNYSKVAARMLSESILKEVGRGSAFRDYIRVAMDAGMIADRVMNLVEKNIDAIEYAIHHERDDLFEYFGLKTLTDRYLLRHPKTRQIIERPQWMLMRVSLGLANSVEEAISFYDLISQFYYLPATPTLFNSGTRHPQMSSCYLLTVKEDSLDGIYKAITDSAMLSKFSGGIGLDWTPVRSSGALINTTNGMSNGIIPFLKVFDSSVHAVNQGGRRKGAAAIYLEPWHGDIEAFLDLRNNTGSEERRTHNLNLALWIPDLFMRRVEQNQDWSLFSPNKTPKLLTTYGEEFDAQYEQYEQEGLAIKKIPARDLYARMIQTLAETGNGWLCFKDKANLRSAQTGAPGNVVRSSNLCTEILEVTSGAETAVCNLGSVNLPRFIEGGQFNFEKLRKAVELATTFLDRVVDINFYPTVESQASNKRWRPVGLGIMGMQDVFFKLRLPFTSDESKKLSARISEEVYYQALKTSMQLAKTHGSFEGFHQSRYAKGQLQVQLAKACGQEIPETHFDWDAMAEEVRKTGIRNSLLIAIAPTATIASILGSFESIEPQISNFFKRETLSGEFLQVNRYLIEDLKKRNLWDAYMRSKIISAEGSIQGIEEIPQDLKDLYKTVWEISQKDLIDMAVARSTFICQAQSLNLFMENPNLAKLSSMYMYAWKQGVKTTYYLRSRAKTSIQKTTVQVPEQEALACSLENPETCEACQ